From Rhizobium favelukesii, the proteins below share one genomic window:
- a CDS encoding HAD family hydrolase, producing MTTRTLTTIGFDADDTLWQNEQYYRLTEAHFTELLADFADGPRISERLLEAEKRNLRHYGFGIKGFTLSMIETAIEITEGKVPASVIAGILDTGRDLLSHPVETLPHVQETLAALSESYLLVMITKGDLFDQERKLAQSGLGDFFHAVEIVSDKTAVTYRRIFSKVGGGPERAMMVGNSLKSDIVPAIAAGSYGVFVPHELTWVVEHVEEPKDAPRFRKIEHLGELRGLIEGID from the coding sequence ATGACGACCCGTACGCTGACGACCATCGGCTTCGATGCCGACGACACGCTCTGGCAGAATGAGCAATACTACCGGCTTACCGAGGCGCATTTCACCGAATTGCTCGCCGATTTTGCAGACGGCCCTAGGATCTCGGAGCGCTTGCTGGAGGCAGAGAAGCGCAATCTCCGCCACTACGGCTTCGGCATCAAGGGATTTACCCTGTCGATGATCGAGACAGCGATCGAGATCACCGAGGGCAAGGTTCCTGCCAGCGTCATTGCCGGTATTCTCGACACCGGCCGCGACCTGCTTTCCCACCCGGTCGAGACCCTACCGCACGTACAGGAGACCCTGGCGGCGCTCTCGGAAAGCTACCTGCTGGTGATGATCACCAAGGGTGACCTGTTCGATCAGGAGCGCAAGCTTGCGCAATCCGGGCTCGGCGACTTCTTTCACGCCGTCGAGATTGTCTCCGACAAGACCGCGGTAACGTACCGCCGGATCTTCTCCAAAGTCGGCGGCGGTCCGGAACGGGCTATGATGGTCGGCAACTCGCTGAAATCAGACATTGTCCCCGCAATCGCCGCCGGCAGCTACGGGGTCTTCGTGCCGCATGAACTCACCTGGGTCGTCGAGCATGTCGAGGAACCGAAGGACGCACCGCGCTTTCGCAAGATCGAACATCTCGGAGAGCTGCGCGGCCTGATCGAGGGGATAGACTAA
- a CDS encoding aldo/keto reductase — MRYNQLGNTGLFVSEICLGTMTFGAAGEGNIWGAIADVDQKVADRIVERSLAAGVNFIDTADVYSFGESEKLLGQALTNLGVPRKDVVVATKVYGLMGDKPNDRGASRGHIMDSVEASLERLQTDHVDLYQIHATDTVTPIDETLRALDDLVSRGLVRYVGVSNWQAWRIAKALGISERRGFARFEAVQAYYSIAGRDLERDIVPMMQEEKLGLMVWSPLAGGLLSGKYGPGAPGNGEGRRASFDFPPVDKDRAWACVAVMREIAEKHGTSVATVALAYILAKPFVTTVIIGAKRVEQLDQNLAAVNLKLDTADLTKLDEVSALAPEYPGWMLARQEAGRRPEPFQPKA; from the coding sequence ATGCGTTACAACCAACTTGGAAATACGGGCCTATTCGTCTCCGAAATCTGCCTTGGCACGATGACGTTCGGTGCCGCAGGCGAAGGCAATATCTGGGGCGCGATTGCCGACGTCGATCAGAAGGTAGCCGACCGGATCGTCGAAAGATCGCTTGCCGCCGGCGTGAATTTCATCGACACGGCTGACGTTTATTCCTTCGGGGAATCCGAAAAGCTGCTCGGCCAAGCCCTGACGAACCTGGGTGTTCCTCGCAAGGACGTCGTCGTTGCCACGAAGGTCTACGGCCTCATGGGCGACAAGCCGAACGATCGCGGCGCCTCGCGTGGCCACATCATGGATTCGGTCGAGGCAAGCCTGGAGCGCTTGCAGACCGATCATGTCGATCTCTATCAGATCCACGCCACCGATACGGTTACGCCGATCGACGAGACGTTGCGCGCGCTCGACGATCTCGTGTCCCGTGGTCTTGTGCGCTATGTCGGCGTCTCGAACTGGCAGGCATGGCGCATCGCCAAGGCGCTCGGTATTTCGGAGCGCCGCGGCTTCGCGCGGTTCGAGGCCGTGCAGGCCTACTATTCGATTGCCGGCCGCGACCTCGAGCGCGACATCGTGCCGATGATGCAGGAAGAAAAACTTGGTCTGATGGTCTGGTCGCCGCTGGCTGGCGGCCTCCTTTCCGGCAAATACGGGCCGGGAGCACCCGGCAACGGGGAAGGTCGCCGTGCCTCGTTCGATTTTCCGCCGGTCGACAAGGATCGCGCTTGGGCCTGCGTTGCCGTCATGCGCGAGATTGCCGAGAAGCACGGCACGAGCGTCGCGACCGTGGCGCTTGCGTATATTCTGGCCAAGCCTTTCGTGACGACGGTCATCATCGGTGCCAAGCGCGTCGAGCAGCTCGACCAGAACCTGGCGGCTGTCAATCTGAAACTCGATACCGCCGACCTGACGAAGCTGGACGAGGTCAGCGCGCTGGCGCCTGAATATCCGGGCTGGATGCTTGCGCGGCAGGAAGCCGGCCGCCGGCCAGAGCCATTCCAGCCGAAGGCCTGA
- the copM gene encoding CopM family metallochaperone yields the protein MSLKVLAIAATLALSTASAFAEDMQMDMSKPTGDHSAASHAFAEANAKMHKDMTLEYTGDTDVDFVRGMIPHHQGAIDMAKIELQYGKDPEIRKLAEAVIKAQEAEITDMLAWLKAHGK from the coding sequence ATGTCTCTGAAAGTTCTCGCCATTGCTGCAACTCTTGCACTCTCCACCGCGTCTGCCTTCGCGGAAGATATGCAGATGGACATGAGCAAGCCGACGGGCGACCACAGCGCAGCAAGCCACGCCTTTGCGGAGGCGAACGCAAAGATGCACAAGGACATGACGCTGGAGTATACCGGCGACACCGACGTCGACTTCGTCCGCGGCATGATCCCGCACCATCAGGGCGCAATCGACATGGCGAAGATCGAGCTGCAATACGGCAAGGATCCTGAAATTCGCAAGCTCGCAGAAGCCGTGATCAAGGCCCAGGAGGCGGAGATCACCGACATGCTGGCCTGGCTGAAGGCACACGGCAAGTAG
- a CDS encoding TRAP transporter substrate-binding protein, producing MKHTETRGRPSRRKFLMGTAMAGAAMIAAPSVVKAQGPVNMRWQSTWPSKDIFHEFALDFAKKVTDMTGGDLKIEVLPAGAVVPAFGLLDAVSQGTLDGGHGVVAYHYGKQAALALWGSGPGFAMDANMLLAWHKYGGGRELLVKLYESIGANVVSFLYGPMPTQPLGWFKKPVAKVEDIQGLKFRTVGISIDVFTGLGAAVNALPGGEIVAALDRGLLDAAEFNNASSDRALGFPDVSKICMLQSYHQNAEQFEVLFNKAKYDALPDQMKAIISNAAEAASQDMAWKAIDRYSTDYAEMQTTEKVKFYKTPEAILKRQLEVYDEVVKKKAAENPLFKEVIQSQIAFAARATRWEQDTVVNRRLAFDHYFGPNGVAKEL from the coding sequence ATGAAACATACGGAGACCAGAGGGAGACCGTCGCGCCGCAAATTTCTAATGGGGACAGCCATGGCCGGTGCGGCGATGATCGCGGCACCAAGCGTCGTCAAGGCGCAGGGACCGGTCAACATGCGTTGGCAGAGCACATGGCCGTCCAAGGACATCTTTCACGAATTCGCGCTTGATTTCGCAAAAAAGGTCACCGACATGACTGGCGGCGATCTCAAAATTGAAGTGCTGCCGGCGGGTGCCGTGGTGCCCGCATTCGGTCTGCTCGACGCGGTCTCCCAGGGGACGCTCGACGGAGGGCACGGCGTCGTCGCATATCACTACGGCAAACAAGCGGCGCTGGCATTGTGGGGCTCGGGGCCGGGATTTGCCATGGATGCCAACATGTTGCTCGCCTGGCACAAATACGGCGGCGGCAGGGAGCTCCTCGTAAAGCTCTATGAATCGATCGGGGCCAATGTGGTTTCGTTCCTCTATGGGCCGATGCCGACACAGCCGCTCGGCTGGTTCAAGAAGCCGGTCGCCAAGGTCGAGGATATTCAGGGACTTAAATTCCGCACCGTCGGCATTTCCATTGATGTGTTCACCGGCCTCGGTGCCGCGGTCAATGCGCTGCCGGGTGGCGAGATCGTGGCGGCATTGGACCGCGGCCTGCTTGACGCGGCCGAGTTCAACAACGCGTCGTCCGACCGGGCTCTCGGTTTCCCGGACGTCTCCAAGATCTGCATGCTGCAAAGCTATCACCAGAATGCCGAGCAGTTCGAGGTGCTGTTCAACAAGGCGAAATATGATGCATTGCCTGACCAGATGAAGGCGATCATCTCCAACGCCGCGGAGGCGGCCTCCCAGGACATGGCCTGGAAGGCGATCGACCGCTATTCGACTGACTACGCCGAGATGCAGACCACCGAAAAGGTCAAGTTCTACAAAACGCCGGAAGCGATCCTCAAAAGGCAACTGGAAGTCTACGACGAGGTCGTGAAGAAGAAGGCGGCGGAAAACCCGCTGTTCAAGGAGGTCATCCAGTCGCAAATAGCTTTTGCGGCGCGGGCAACGCGGTGGGAACAGGATACCGTCGTCAACCGCCGACTGGCCTTCGATCACTACTTCGGCCCGAACGGGGTTGCGAAGGAACTATAA
- a CDS encoding TRAP transporter small permease subunit, with amino-acid sequence MDVQQFLIRIDAISVWVGKAAAWLIIGLMTLVCIEVFKRYIMNMPTAWIFDVSNMFYGTLFMLAGAYALAQNAHVRGDFLYSSLRPRIQATLDLLLYVLFFLPGVAALIYAGYHYAALSWRIGEHSTVTAEGPPIYYFKTVIPAAGVLVMLQGLAEIARCIICLKTGEWPRRLKDVEEIDVVAEQLAHSEHIDAQTREDAIERAQDIDRAARQRGRGGDIET; translated from the coding sequence GTGGACGTTCAGCAGTTTCTCATCAGGATCGATGCGATCAGCGTGTGGGTCGGCAAGGCTGCGGCGTGGCTGATCATCGGCCTGATGACACTCGTCTGCATCGAAGTCTTCAAGCGCTACATCATGAACATGCCGACGGCGTGGATCTTCGATGTCAGCAACATGTTCTATGGCACCCTGTTCATGCTCGCCGGAGCCTATGCTCTGGCGCAGAATGCCCATGTACGCGGCGACTTTCTCTACAGCTCGCTGCGGCCTCGCATACAGGCGACGCTCGATCTCCTCCTTTATGTCCTATTCTTCCTGCCGGGCGTCGCCGCGCTCATCTATGCCGGTTACCACTATGCGGCGCTATCCTGGCGGATCGGCGAGCATTCGACTGTCACGGCGGAAGGCCCGCCGATCTACTACTTCAAGACCGTCATTCCGGCAGCGGGCGTGCTCGTCATGCTTCAGGGGCTTGCCGAGATAGCGCGCTGCATCATCTGCCTGAAGACCGGAGAATGGCCGCGCCGGCTCAAGGATGTGGAGGAAATCGACGTTGTCGCCGAACAGCTTGCGCATAGCGAGCACATAGACGCGCAGACGCGCGAGGACGCGATCGAGCGCGCCCAGGATATCGATAGGGCGGCGCGGCAACGGGGCCGGGGGGGAGACATCGAGACGTGA
- a CDS encoding TRAP transporter large permease: MSDPFLGLTMLILIVVVIVMGFPTAFTLMGLGMLFGFYAFYNPAEHWIDNRVFDLMVQRTYGAMTNDVLISIPLFVLMGYVMERGALVDKMFYSIQLSFRRVPASLAVATLIVCTFWGIASGLVGAVVVLMGVIAMNPMLRAGYDVRLASGVITAGGTLGILIPPSVMIIVYAAVAGQSVVKLYAAAMFPGFFLALLYLAYILGWATISPKIAPALPEQQTRVPVPTWMKSFQALYSHNMLVGLLRALLSPSKAMALETGEGRLSYWELVKNACAALVPFLLTAFTLALVWWYVVIYPQASAEAEAPEGLEQLGAPASDAAPVAVNGPATTFYVAFGIIAVIAAAVLVRYYRNMSAERLQVVKLLVSSVMPLGILTVVVLAVILFGITTATESAAVGAAGAFLLAFQARTLDWKRTKEAVFLTAKTTAMVCWLFVGSALFSAVFAILGGQALVEEWVLALDLTPVQFMILSQAIIFILGWPLEWTEIIIIFVPIFLPMLRHFDIDPILWGVLVFVNLQAAFLSPPVAMSAYYLKGVSPPHVTLNQIFAGMMPYMLIVILCMIIMYVWPGMTLWLPEYLYG; encoded by the coding sequence GTGAGCGATCCGTTCCTCGGACTGACGATGCTAATTCTCATCGTGGTCGTCATCGTCATGGGATTCCCGACAGCTTTCACGCTGATGGGGCTCGGCATGCTGTTCGGGTTCTATGCATTCTACAATCCGGCCGAGCACTGGATCGACAACCGCGTCTTCGACCTGATGGTTCAGCGCACCTATGGGGCGATGACCAACGATGTCCTGATCTCCATCCCGCTGTTCGTGCTGATGGGCTACGTCATGGAGCGCGGTGCGCTGGTGGACAAGATGTTCTACAGCATCCAGCTTTCCTTCCGGCGGGTCCCCGCCTCGCTTGCCGTTGCAACACTCATCGTCTGCACCTTCTGGGGCATTGCCAGCGGCCTTGTCGGCGCCGTGGTGGTGCTGATGGGTGTCATTGCAATGAACCCGATGCTGCGCGCCGGCTATGACGTCAGGCTTGCCTCCGGGGTGATTACCGCCGGCGGCACGCTGGGCATTCTGATCCCGCCATCCGTGATGATCATCGTCTATGCGGCGGTTGCTGGACAATCGGTCGTCAAACTCTACGCCGCCGCGATGTTTCCCGGCTTCTTCCTCGCGCTTCTCTACCTTGCCTACATCCTCGGTTGGGCGACGATCAGTCCGAAGATCGCGCCCGCATTGCCCGAGCAACAGACGAGAGTCCCCGTGCCCACCTGGATGAAGAGCTTTCAGGCGCTCTATTCCCACAACATGCTGGTCGGGCTTCTCCGCGCATTGCTCTCGCCATCAAAGGCGATGGCGCTCGAGACTGGCGAGGGGCGACTCAGCTACTGGGAGCTGGTCAAGAATGCTTGCGCCGCGCTCGTGCCCTTCTTGCTGACGGCATTCACCCTGGCGCTCGTTTGGTGGTATGTCGTCATCTATCCTCAGGCATCGGCGGAGGCGGAAGCACCGGAAGGGCTGGAACAACTCGGCGCACCCGCATCCGACGCCGCACCGGTGGCGGTGAACGGGCCAGCTACCACTTTCTACGTGGCCTTCGGGATCATCGCCGTAATCGCAGCGGCGGTGCTCGTGCGCTACTACAGGAATATGAGTGCGGAGCGGCTGCAGGTTGTGAAACTGCTGGTTTCCTCGGTCATGCCGCTCGGGATCCTGACCGTCGTCGTGCTCGCCGTCATTCTGTTCGGCATCACGACGGCGACCGAGTCCGCCGCGGTCGGTGCCGCCGGAGCCTTTCTGCTGGCGTTCCAGGCCCGGACGCTCGACTGGAAACGCACGAAGGAGGCGGTCTTCCTGACAGCGAAGACCACGGCCATGGTTTGCTGGCTCTTCGTCGGTTCGGCGCTCTTCTCCGCTGTCTTCGCCATCCTCGGCGGCCAGGCGCTGGTTGAAGAGTGGGTGCTGGCGCTCGATCTCACGCCTGTGCAATTCATGATCCTGTCGCAGGCGATCATCTTCATTCTCGGCTGGCCGCTCGAATGGACCGAGATCATCATCATCTTCGTGCCGATCTTCCTTCCGATGCTGAGGCACTTCGATATAGATCCGATCCTCTGGGGCGTGCTCGTCTTCGTCAATCTGCAGGCGGCGTTCCTGTCGCCGCCGGTGGCAATGTCGGCCTATTATCTCAAGGGGGTCTCACCACCGCACGTCACCCTCAACCAGATCTTCGCCGGCATGATGCCCTACATGCTGATCGTCATCCTCTGCATGATTATCATGTATGTGTGGCCGGGCATGACACTCTGGCTTCCGGAATATCTTTACGGCTAA
- the hisS gene encoding histidine--tRNA ligase → MNDKQKKPQKLKARLPRGFVDRSANDIRAVNEMTAKIREVYEHYGFDPVETPLFEYTDALGKFLPDADRPNEGVFSLQDDDEQWMSLRYDLTAPLARHVAENFNEIQLPYRTYRAGYVFRNEKPGPGRFRQFMQFDADTVGAPGVQADAEMCMMMADTLEALGIKRGDYVIRVNNRKVLDGVLEAVGLGGDDKAGQRLNVLRAIDKLDKFGPEGVRLLLGPGRKDDSGDFTKGVGLDTTNIEFVMSVVEKQPYVAVGNRSAEQVTKLNELTERSFSAKEGFSELDMIHGLVTAAGYQSDRIKIDPSVVRGLEYYTGPVYEAELLFDVTNEKGEKVVFGSVGGGGRYDGLVSRFMGQPVPATGFSIGVSRLMTALKNLGKLGQADVIEPVLVTVMDGDVVSMGRYQRMTQELRKAGIRAEMYQGNWKKFGNQLKYADRRGCPVAIIQGGDERAEGVVQIKDLIEGKRLSGEIEDNASWREARVAQETVAESDLVAKVKEILAAQAEDRKRAG, encoded by the coding sequence ATGAACGACAAGCAGAAGAAACCACAAAAGCTCAAGGCCAGACTTCCCCGCGGCTTCGTCGATCGTTCGGCAAACGATATTCGCGCCGTCAACGAGATGACCGCGAAGATCCGGGAAGTTTATGAGCATTATGGTTTCGATCCTGTCGAAACGCCCCTGTTCGAATACACCGATGCACTTGGCAAGTTCCTGCCGGATGCCGACCGGCCGAACGAAGGCGTTTTCTCGCTGCAGGACGACGATGAGCAGTGGATGTCATTGCGTTACGACTTGACGGCGCCGCTCGCCCGTCACGTCGCCGAAAACTTCAACGAGATCCAGCTTCCATACCGCACCTATCGCGCTGGCTATGTCTTCCGCAACGAAAAGCCAGGCCCGGGCCGCTTCCGCCAGTTCATGCAGTTCGACGCCGATACCGTCGGCGCGCCCGGCGTTCAGGCCGACGCGGAAATGTGCATGATGATGGCCGATACGCTGGAAGCCCTCGGCATCAAGCGCGGCGACTACGTCATCCGCGTCAACAACCGCAAGGTTCTCGACGGCGTGCTGGAAGCGGTCGGCCTCGGCGGCGACGACAAGGCAGGCCAGCGTCTCAACGTGCTGCGCGCCATCGACAAGCTCGACAAGTTCGGGCCGGAAGGTGTGCGTTTGCTTCTGGGCCCTGGCCGTAAAGATGATAGCGGCGACTTCACCAAGGGCGTTGGACTAGACACCACAAACATTGAGTTTGTCATGTCGGTTGTTGAAAAGCAGCCATACGTGGCTGTTGGCAATCGTTCAGCAGAACAAGTTACGAAATTGAATGAGCTTACCGAAAGAAGCTTCTCCGCGAAGGAAGGCTTCTCGGAACTCGATATGATTCATGGGCTCGTTACTGCGGCGGGCTATCAGTCCGATCGCATCAAGATCGACCCATCGGTCGTCCGCGGCCTCGAATACTACACCGGCCCGGTCTATGAAGCCGAACTTCTGTTCGACGTTACCAATGAAAAGGGCGAAAAGGTCGTGTTCGGCTCCGTCGGTGGCGGCGGGCGCTATGATGGTCTCGTCTCCCGCTTCATGGGCCAGCCGGTTCCGGCCACCGGCTTCTCGATCGGCGTCTCGCGCCTGATGACGGCGCTGAAAAACCTTGGCAAGCTCGGCCAGGCCGATGTCATCGAGCCTGTTCTGGTCACGGTCATGGATGGCGACGTCGTTTCCATGGGCCGCTACCAGCGCATGACACAGGAACTACGCAAGGCCGGTATCCGGGCCGAAATGTATCAGGGCAACTGGAAGAAGTTCGGCAATCAGCTGAAATACGCCGATCGCCGCGGCTGCCCCGTTGCCATCATCCAGGGCGGCGACGAGCGCGCCGAGGGCGTCGTGCAGATCAAGGACCTGATCGAGGGCAAGCGCCTGTCGGGCGAGATCGAGGACAACGCCAGCTGGCGCGAGGCACGCGTCGCCCAGGAGACCGTTGCGGAAAGCGACCTCGTCGCGAAGGTGAAGGAAATTCTGGCGGCGCAGGCCGAAGACCGGAAGAGGGCGGGCTGA
- a CDS encoding ATP phosphoribosyltransferase regulatory subunit produces MALINLPDFSGELLSEFAARKTERVDTPVIQPAEPFLDIAGEDLRRRIFMTESETGVSLCLRPEFTIPVCLRHIESATGTPKRYSYLGEVFRQRREGGNEFYQAGIEDLGDINIAAADARAIGDAIGVLECVVPGKHLSVTLGDQAVFEAVVQALGLPLGWQKRLIHAFGNMSQLEALLASLVSPQFVTGLSDEIAHLIAADDEAALVTHIDATMQATGYSTNASRSPLEIARRLKEKLILSETRLDDAAFRVLEEFLSLNVPLINASAALAGFADAAGLKLGNALARFDGRVAALANAGVDLSLIDYRAAFGRPLDYYTGLVFEIGVKGMSPVLAGGGRFDRLMTLLGAKDRIPAVGFSLWLDRIEAERAA; encoded by the coding sequence ATGGCCCTGATCAACCTGCCGGACTTCTCCGGCGAACTTCTGTCAGAGTTTGCGGCGCGAAAGACGGAGCGGGTCGATACGCCCGTCATCCAGCCGGCCGAACCGTTTCTCGATATCGCCGGTGAAGATCTTCGCCGGCGGATCTTCATGACCGAGAGCGAGACGGGCGTCAGCCTTTGCCTGCGTCCCGAGTTCACGATCCCGGTCTGTCTGCGGCACATCGAGAGCGCGACCGGCACGCCGAAACGCTATTCCTATCTCGGCGAAGTCTTCCGCCAGCGGCGCGAAGGCGGCAACGAGTTCTATCAGGCCGGGATCGAGGATCTCGGCGATATCAACATCGCCGCTGCCGATGCGCGTGCGATCGGCGATGCAATCGGTGTGCTGGAGTGCGTCGTTCCTGGCAAGCACCTTTCAGTCACGCTCGGTGACCAAGCGGTCTTCGAAGCGGTCGTGCAGGCACTTGGCCTGCCGCTTGGCTGGCAGAAGCGGCTCATCCACGCCTTCGGCAACATGAGCCAGCTCGAGGCTCTGCTGGCGAGCCTTGTCAGCCCTCAGTTCGTCACCGGACTGAGTGACGAGATCGCGCATCTGATTGCCGCCGACGACGAAGCCGCGCTGGTCACGCACATCGACGCGACGATGCAGGCGACGGGCTATTCGACGAATGCAAGCCGCTCGCCGCTGGAAATCGCGCGTCGCTTGAAGGAGAAGCTCATTCTCTCCGAAACGCGCCTCGATGATGCAGCCTTCCGCGTGCTGGAGGAATTCCTGTCGCTGAATGTGCCGCTCATCAATGCTTCGGCGGCGCTGGCCGGCTTTGCCGATGCCGCAGGCCTCAAGCTCGGCAACGCGCTTGCGCGTTTCGACGGTCGCGTCGCCGCTCTGGCGAATGCCGGCGTCGATCTCTCGCTGATCGACTACCGCGCAGCCTTCGGACGCCCGCTGGATTACTACACCGGTCTGGTTTTCGAGATCGGGGTCAAGGGCATGTCGCCCGTTCTGGCCGGTGGCGGCCGTTTCGATCGGTTGATGACCTTGCTTGGCGCCAAGGACCGCATTCCGGCAGTCGGTTTCTCGCTGTGGCTGGATCGCATCGAAG